The Armatimonadota bacterium nucleotide sequence ACCTGGGCTTCCCGGGGGAGTACCCCTTCACCCGCGGCATCCACCCGACGATGTACCGCGGACGCCTGTGGACAATGCGGCAGTTCGCCGGCTTCGGCACGCCCGAGGAGTCGAACCGCCGCTTCCACTACCTGCTGCGGCTCGGCCAGACCGGGCTCTCGGTGGCCTTCGACATGCCCACGCTCATGGGCTACGACGCCGACCACCCGCGGGCACAGGGCGAAGTGGGGCGGGAGGGGGTGGCCGTCTCCTCGCTGGCCGACATGGAGGTGCTCTTCGAGGGCATCCCCCTCGACGAGATCACCACCTCGATGACCATCAACGCCCCGGCCAACGTGCTCCTGGCCATGTACGTGGCCGTGGCGGACCGGCGGGGCATCCCGCGGGAGCGCCTGGGCGGCACCACCCAGACCGACATCCTCAAGGAGTTCATCGCCCAGAAGGAGTGGATCGTCCCTCCGCGGGCCAGCATGAAGCTCGTGCAGGACATGCTGGTCTTCGGGGCGCGGGAGCTGCCGCGGTGGAACGTCATCTCCATCAGCGGCTACCACATCCGGGAAGCCGGGGCCACCGCCGCCCAGGAACTGGCCTTCACCCTGGCCGACGGCATCGCCTACGTCCAGGCGGGGATCGACGCCGGGCTGGACGTGGACGCCTTCGCCCCGCGCCTGTCCTTCTTCTTCGACTGCCACATCGACTTCTTCGAGGAGATCGCCAAGTTCCGCGCGGCGCGGCGGATGTGGGCGCGGATCATGCGCGAGCGCTTCGGGGCCCGCAACCCGCGCGCCTGGTGGCTGCGCTTCCACACCCAGACCGCCGGCGTGAGCCTCACCGCCCAGCAGCCCCTGAACAACATCGTGCGCGTGGCCCTGCAGGCCCTGGCGGCGGTGCTGGGCGGGACGCAGTCGCTGCACACCAACTCCATGGACGAGACCTACGCCCTCCCCACCGAGGAGGCGGTGACGGTGGCGCTGCGCACGCAGCAGATCATCGCCTACGAGACCGGGGTGGCTGACACCGTCGACCCGCTGGGCGGCGCCTACTACGTCGAGGCCCTCACCCGGGAGCTGGAGCGGCAGGCCTGGGCCTACATCGAGCGCATCGACGCGCTGGGGGGTATGGTGGCGGCCGTGGAGGCCGGCTACCCGCAGCGGGAGATCGCCGAGGCCGCCTACCGCTACCAGCAGCAGCTCGAGCGCGGTGAGAAGATCATCGTGGGGGTGAACGCCTTCGTCGACGAGACGCCGCGCCCCATCCCCATCCTGCGCATCGACCCGGAGGTGGAGCGCCGCCAGGTGGAGCGGCTGCGCCGCGTGCGCGCCGAGCGGGACCCGGCGCGCGTGGCCGAGGCCCTCCACCGCCTGCGGGAGGCCGCCCGTCGGGGGGACAACACGATGTACCCGATCCTCGACGCCGTGAAGGCCTACGCCACGGTGGGGGAGATCTGCGACGTCTTCCGGGCGGTCTACGGGGAGTACCGCGAGCCGGCGATCATCTGAGGGCAGCGTCCGGCGGCGCGGCTTCAATGCCGCCGGCGCCCGCCGGTATACTGGGGACGGGCACGACCGGAGTGCTGACAGCCCGATGCCGGCGGAGTCCAAGATCCGCATCCTGGTGGCCAAACCCGGCCTCGACGGGCACGACCGCGGGGTCAAGGTGGTGGCGCGCGCCCTGCGCGACGCCGGCTTCGAGGTCATCTACACCGGACTGCACCAGACCCCGGAGATGATCGTGAACGCGGCCATCCAGGAGGACGTGGACGCCATCGGGCTCTCCATCCTCTCCGGGGCCCACAACACCCTCTTCCCGCGCATCCTGGAGCTCCTGCGGGCCCGCGGGGCGGACGACATCGTCGTCTTCGCCGGCGGGATCATCCCCGAGGAGGACATCCCCGCCCTGAAGGCGGCCGGCATCGCCGAGATCTTCACGCCCGGGACGCCGCTCGGCACCATCGTCGAGTGGGTGCGCCGGCACGTGAAGCCGCGGGGAGTGGCGGCCTGACCGGGCCGGCGGGCGGCGCCGCCTCCCCGGGCCAGGCGGAGGCCCCGGGCGGCCTCCGGCCGGGCGGGCCGCTGCAGCCCGGCGAGCCTGTCCTCCTGGTGGACCGCAAGGGGCGCCGGTATCTCATCACGCTGACCCCCGGGCGCGTCCACGACCTGCGCGGCGGGCGCATCCCCCACGACGCCCTGCTCGGGCGCGAGGAGGGCGTCCTGGTGGAGACCTCGCTGGGGGAGCGGGTGCGGGTGCTGCGGCCCACCCTGGCGGAGTTCGTCCTGGAGATGCCCCGCGCGGCCACGGTGATCTACCCGAAGGACCTGGGGGTCATCCTGGTGTGGGGCGACCTCTACCCGGGGGCCCGGGTGGTGGAGGCCGGCACGGGGTCGGGGGCGCTGACCATGGCCCTGCTGCGGGCGGTCGGCCCGACGGGGCGGGTGGCCTCCTACGAGGTGCGCCCCGACTTCGCCCGGCAGGCGGCGCGCAACATCGCCCGCTTCCTCGGGCCCACGCCCGCGCTGGTGCTGCGGGAGCACGACATCACCGCTGGGATCCCCGACGCGCCGGCGGACCGGGTGGTGCTCGACCTGCCCGAGCCGTGGCGGGTGGCCGGCCACGCCGCCCAGGCGTTGCGCCCCGGCGGGATCTGGCTCTCCTACGTCCCCACCGTGCCCCAGGTGCAGCAGACGGTGGAGGCGCTGCGGGCCACCGGCGCCTTCGTCGGGGTGGAGACGGTGGAGGTGCTCCTGCGCGGCTGGAACGTCGAGGGACCGAGCGTGCGCCCGGCCCACCGCATGGTGGCGCACACGGGGTTCATCACGGTGGCCCGGCGCATCGCTCACCCCGGCGCGGGCGCGGCGCCGGGCGCAGGCACGAACGGCGCGGGGGAGGGAGGAGAGCCATGGCCCGCGTGGAAGCCACGACGCTGATTGCCGCCCCGCTGGAGGAGGTCTACCGGCAGGCCCGGGCGGTGGAGGAGTTCCCGGAGTTCATGCCCGACCTGGAGAGCGTCGAGGTCCTGGAGCGGACCGACGACCGCACGGTGACCCGCTGGGTGGGCGTGGTGCAGGGGCGCAAGGTCCGCTGGGTGGAGGA carries:
- a CDS encoding methylmalonyl-CoA mutase family protein, which encodes MDPEALARLEAERRRWEATTLREALAARPERRERFSTISDVEVGRLYTPADVADLDYLRDLGFPGEYPFTRGIHPTMYRGRLWTMRQFAGFGTPEESNRRFHYLLRLGQTGLSVAFDMPTLMGYDADHPRAQGEVGREGVAVSSLADMEVLFEGIPLDEITTSMTINAPANVLLAMYVAVADRRGIPRERLGGTTQTDILKEFIAQKEWIVPPRASMKLVQDMLVFGARELPRWNVISISGYHIREAGATAAQELAFTLADGIAYVQAGIDAGLDVDAFAPRLSFFFDCHIDFFEEIAKFRAARRMWARIMRERFGARNPRAWWLRFHTQTAGVSLTAQQPLNNIVRVALQALAAVLGGTQSLHTNSMDETYALPTEEAVTVALRTQQIIAYETGVADTVDPLGGAYYVEALTRELERQAWAYIERIDALGGMVAAVEAGYPQREIAEAAYRYQQQLERGEKIIVGVNAFVDETPRPIPILRIDPEVERRQVERLRRVRAERDPARVAEALHRLREAARRGDNTMYPILDAVKAYATVGEICDVFRAVYGEYREPAII
- a CDS encoding cobalamin B12-binding domain-containing protein produces the protein MPAESKIRILVAKPGLDGHDRGVKVVARALRDAGFEVIYTGLHQTPEMIVNAAIQEDVDAIGLSILSGAHNTLFPRILELLRARGADDIVVFAGGIIPEEDIPALKAAGIAEIFTPGTPLGTIVEWVRRHVKPRGVAA
- a CDS encoding tRNA (adenine-N1)-methyltransferase; translation: MGAPAREAAGSGGLTGPAGGAASPGQAEAPGGLRPGGPLQPGEPVLLVDRKGRRYLITLTPGRVHDLRGGRIPHDALLGREEGVLVETSLGERVRVLRPTLAEFVLEMPRAATVIYPKDLGVILVWGDLYPGARVVEAGTGSGALTMALLRAVGPTGRVASYEVRPDFARQAARNIARFLGPTPALVLREHDITAGIPDAPADRVVLDLPEPWRVAGHAAQALRPGGIWLSYVPTVPQVQQTVEALRATGAFVGVETVEVLLRGWNVEGPSVRPAHRMVAHTGFITVARRIAHPGAGAAPGAGTNGAGEGGEPWPAWKPRR